Proteins from one Oncorhynchus tshawytscha isolate Ot180627B linkage group LG16, Otsh_v2.0, whole genome shotgun sequence genomic window:
- the LOC112247184 gene encoding neurofilament medium polypeptide-like, with protein MNEKELLHGLNDRFAGFIEKVRHLEHQNELFEREIEEIKLKAQSPASLAQEHEPELMDLRNLVHDITLQKRQIEIEHQNLEEDFLTLRDKYEQEARDRSNAENGILVLKKDANDAYLAKLQLDKKAQSLVDEIHFLKNNHEDEISEMVAQIQEAQVTVKAHDFGKPDITEALRDIRVQLEGHATSDIQQAEEGFRIQFTKLTKAAESNREALKATQQEIQENRRHLQGKTIELDCGKGMREALEKQLQELEERHYAEMIHYQDTIRQLENELTNAKLGMSGYLRENQDLLNVKIALDVEILSYRKLLEGEESHLYTLSDTHISMPCIYRQSPVYTLPCLARQGGPTRRSEPQYKFVEEIITDTTRDMEMSEIEETGSEEKVGGEGDKLRQKQGEESDKAERRSGEQVDEDKEKARGKVDVEVDAPEEEGEQEEESKKQQMVTSAEVEVNGDGVSPSEGENGEEGGDEREEEKGGEPDSIKKTEDIDRGENTQSEVKSAEATSEGEKEKLDTTEKLDSEINETLEKDDTPNHGESQPEVPMNGDISTEPKTSESEDSKTGSSIKGEPQGHTEDISKEPKMVSEERKKESPLKEKKEVDLKEESAPTEQQQDSPKESPIKERKGVNLTEQSAPTLEQKPDQKEHRDSDQPQEAESALTTQEEDLPEPTENDMESPDNTAELNSSSTKETLEQVKSPDDSGIKMTQDERTVGGKMPDRILSITSECKEDPVQKTPKQEVGPTEQKVSSKDDSVKSVVQNEHNGSEKVTKDVSMGEEKGKESETSPKPDATVTPKEETTLQPEPTVTPKEETSPKPDATVTPKEETTLYPEQTVTPKEETSPKPELAVTAKLETSPKPELAFTTKEETTLQPEPTVTPKEETSPKPDATVTPKKETSPKPEPAVTPKEEMSPKPEPVVFPKVETSPKPELAVTPEVETSPKPDSTITPKEETSPKPEIAVTPKVETSPKPDPIVTTKEETSPKREPIVTPKYDISPKPDPTVTPKEETTPHPEPTVTSKEETSPKPYPTVTPEEETSHCHP; from the exons ATGAATGAGAAAGAACTGCTCCATGGGCTGAACGACCGTTTCGCCGGATTCATAGAGAAGGTGCGTCATTTGGAGCATCAAAATGAATTGTTTGAGAGGGAAATCGAGGAAATCAAACTAAAAGCACAGTCCCCTGCGTCTCTGGCCCAGGAGCACGAGCCGGAGCTTATGGACCTGAGGAACCTAGTTCATGACATCACCCTTCAGAAGCGTCAGATCGAGATAGAGCATCAGAACCTGGAGGAAGATTTCCTCACCTTGAGAGACAAGTATGAGCAGGAGGCACGTGACCGCTCGAACGCAGAGAACGGCATCCTTGTGCTAAAAAAGGACGCCAACGATGCATACCTCGCCAAACTTCAGTTGGACAAGAAAGCGCAGTCTTTGGTGGACGAGATCCACTTCCTGAAGAACAACCATGAGGACGAGATATCAGAAATGGTGGCCCAGATCCAAGAGGCTCAAGTAACGGTCAAGGCGCACGACTTTGGCAAACCTGACATCACAGAGGCTCTCCGGGACATCCGTGTGCAGTTAGAAGGTCACGCCACTTCCGACATTCAGCAGGCCGAGGAGGGCTTCCGTATCCAGTTCACAAAGTTAACCAAAGCGGCAGAAAGTAACAGAGAGGCGTTGAAGGCAACCCAACAGGAGATCCAGGAGAATAGAAGGCACCTGCAGGGGAAAACAATTGAACTGGACTGTGGGAAAGGAATGAGAGAGGCCCTGGAAAAACAACTACAAGAGTTGGAGGAGCGTCACTATGCGGAAATGATTCATTACCAG GACACTATCAGGCAGCTGGAGAATGAGCTGACCAATGCTAAACTAGGCATGTCTGGCTACCTGAGAGAGAACCAGGACCTGCTGAATGTCAAAATAGCTTTGGATGTGGAGATTCTCTCTTACAG GAAACTCCTGGAGGGTGAGGAGTCCCATCTGTACACCCTCTCTGACACCCACATCTCCATGCCCTGCATCTACCGCCAGTCCCCCGTCTACACCCTGCCTTGCCTGGCCCGGCAGGGAGGGCCCACACGCAGGTCTGAACCCCAGTACAAGTTTGTTGAAGAGATCATCACTGACACCACCAGAGACATGGAGATGTCCGAGATTGAGGAGACAGGCTCCGAGGAGAAGgtcgggggagagggagacaagttgAGACAGAAGCAGGGAGAAGAGAGTGACAAagctgagaggaggagtggggaacAGGTGGATGAGGACAAAGAGAAAGCTAGAGGTAAAGTGGATGTTGAAGTGGATGCCCCGGAGGAAGAGGGTGAACAGGAGGAAGAGTCTAAGAAACAGCAGATGGTAACATCAGCAGAGGTCGAGGTAAATGGAGATGGAGTTAGCCCTAGTGAGGGAGaaaatggagaggagggaggtgatgAAAGAGAAGAGGAAAAGGGGGGTGAGCCAGATTCAATCAAGAAGACAGAGGACATTGACAGAGGTGAAAATACACAAAGTGAAGTCAAATCAGCTGAGGCCAccagtgagggagagaaggaaaaacTGGACACAACAGAGAAGCTAGACAGCGAGATAAATGAGACATTAGAAAAAGATGACACCCCAAATCATGGCGAATCCCAACCAGAGGTTCCCATGAATGGTGACATTTCAACAGAACCCAAAACGTCAGAGTCAGAGGATAGCAAAACAGGAAGTTCAATAAAGGGTGAACCACAGGGCCACACAGAGGACATCTCCAAAGAACCCAAAATGGTGtcagaggagagaaaaaaagaaagcccTTTAAAAGAGAAAAAAGAGGTAGATCTGAAAGAGGAGAGTGCCCCAACAGAGCAACAACAAGATAGTCCTAAAGAAAGTCCCATCAAAGAGAGAAAAGGGGTAAATCTGACAGAGCAGAGTGCCCCAACACTGGAGCAGAAACCTGATCAGAAGGAGCACAGAGATTCAGACCAACCTCAAGAGGCAGAGAGTGCTCTGACAACACAAGAAGAGGATCTCCCTGAGCCCACAGAGAATGACATGGAATCCCCTGATAACACTGCAGAGCTCAACAGCAGTTCAACCAAGGAGACATTGGAGCAGGTGAAGTCACCTGATGATTCTGGTATAAAAATGACGCAAGATGAGAGAACAGTAGGAGGTAAAATGCCAGACAGAATTCTCAGCATAACAAGTGAGTGTAAGGAAGATCCTGTGCAAAAGACTCCTAAACAGGAGGTGGGTCCGACAGAGCAAAAAGTGAGCAGCAAGGATGATAGTGTAAAAAGCGTTGTGCAGAATGAACATAATGGCAGTGAAAAGGTCACAAAAGATGTCTCAATGGGCGAGGAAAAGGGGAAAGAATCTGAGACATCCCCTAAACCCGACGCCACTGTCACTCCTAAAGAAGAAACAACCCTGCAACCAGAGCCAACTGTCACCCCTAAAGAGGAGACATCCCCTAAACCCGACGCCACTGTCACTCCTAAAGAAGAAACAACCCTGTATCCAGAGCAAACTGTCACCCCTAAAGAAGAAACTTCCCCAAAACCAGAACTAGCAGTCACGGCTAAATTAGAAACTTCCCCAAAACCAGAACTAGCATTTACCACTAAAGAAGAAACAACCCTGCAACCAGAGCCAACTGTCACCCCTAAAGAGGAGACATCCCCTAAACCCGACGCCACTGTCACTCCTAAAAAAGAAACTTCCCCAAAACCAGAACCAGCAGTCACCCCTAAAGAAGAAATGTCCCCAAAACCAGAACCAGTAGTCTTCCCAAAAGTAGAAACTTCCCCAAAACCAGAACTAGCAGTCACCCCTGAAGTAGAAACTTCCCCAAAACCAGACTCAACCATCACCCCTAAAGAAGAAACGTCCCCAAAACCAGAAATAGCAGTCACCCCTAAAGTAGAAACTTCCCCTAAACCGGACCCCATTGTCACCACTAAAGAGGAGACGTCCCCAAAACGGGAGCCAATAGTCACCCCTAAATATGACATATCCCCTAAACCGGACCCCACTGTCACTCCTAAAGAAGAAACAACCCCGCATCCAGAGCCAACTGTCACCTCTAAAGAGGAGACATCTCCTAAACCGTACCCCACTGTCACCCCTGAAGAGGAAACATCCCACTGTCACCCCTAA